From a single Equus asinus isolate D_3611 breed Donkey chromosome 2, EquAss-T2T_v2, whole genome shotgun sequence genomic region:
- the LOC106831954 gene encoding interferon-induced protein with tetratricopeptide repeats 2-like, with the protein MSETTKNSLESSLRQLKCHFTWNLLEGEKSLDNFEDRVCNQIEFQNSEFKATMYNISAYIKHHRGQNEAALECLRQAEELIQREHADQAEIRSLVTWGNYAWVYYHMGRLLEAQIYVDKVKQVCKKFSSHYRIERPEIDCEEGWSRLKCGGNQNERAKACFQKALEKNPKNPEFTPGLAIASYRLDNWPLPQNPVDSLRQAISLNPDNQYVKVLLALKLQKLGEEGEGERLVEEALEKAPHATDVLRSAARLYRSKGALDKAIELLRKAVEFMPNNAHLHYHIGCCYRAKLLEIQQVGENEVYGKREKVQELIGRAVDHLKKADEISGNLSHACSYLACLYAQAGQYEEAEYYFQKEFSKELTSVAKQVLHLRYGNFQLYQMKCEDKAIHHFIEGVKINQESKEKEKMKNKLEKIAQTRLSRNRADSEALHLLAFLQEVNGETGQGDENSERDLDSGSLIPSASLAEE; encoded by the exons ATGAG TGAGACCACAAAGAACTCCTTGGAGAGCAGCCTGAGGCAACTAAAATGCCATTTCACCTGGAACTTGTTAGAAGGAGAAAAGTCCTTGGATAATTTTGAAGACCGAGTGTGTAACCAAATTGAGTTTCAGAACAGTGAATTCAAAGCCACGATGTACAATATATCGGCCTACATAAAACACCACAGAGGCCAAAACGAGGCAGCCCTGGAGTGCTTACGGCAAGCTGAGGAGTTAATCCAGCGAGAGCACGCTGACCAAGCAGAAATCAGAAGTCTGGTCACATGGGGAAACTATGCCTGGGTCTATTATCACATGGGCAGACTCTTGGAAGCTCAGATTTATGTAGACAAGGTGAAACAAGTGTGCAAGAAGTTTTCCAGCCATTATAGAATTGAAAGACCTGAAATAGATTGTGAGGAAGGGTGGTCACGGTTAAAGTGTGGAGGAAACCAAAATGAAAGGGCAAAAGCATGTTTTCAGAAGGCTCTGGAAAAGAACCCAAAGAACCCAGAATTCACCCCTGGATTGGCAATTGCGAGCTACCGTCTAGATAACTGGCCACTGCCTCAGAATCCCGTTGACTCTCTGAGGCAAGCCATTTCGCTGAATCCTGACAACCAGTATGTTAAAGTCCTCTTGGCTCTTAAACTTCAAAAGCTGGGCGAAGAAGGTGAAGGAGAGAGGTTAGTTGAAGAAGCTTTGGAGAAAGCCCCGCATGCAACAGATGTGCTTCGCAGTGCAGCAAGGCTGTATCGAAGCAAAGGTGCCCTGGACAAAGCTATAGAACTGCTTAGAAAGGCTGTAGAATTCATGCCAAACAATGCCCACCTGCATTACCATATTGGGTGCTGCTATAGGGCAAAACTCCTCGAAATACAGCAGGTAGGAGAGAATGAGGTGTACgggaaaagagagaaggtacAGGAACTAATAGGACGAGCTGTGGATCATTTAAAGAAAGCTGATGAGATCAGTGGAAATCTCTCTCATGCCTGCTCCTATCTTGCCTGCCTCTATGCACAAGCAGGGCAGTATGAGGAAGCAGAGTATTACTTCCAAAAAGAATTCAGCAAAGAGCTTACTTCTGTAGCCAAACAAGTGCTCCATCTGCGATATGGGAACTTTCAGCTGTATCAAATGAAGTGTGAAGACAAGGCCATCCACCATTTTATAGAGGGTGTGAAAATAAACCAGGAgtccaaggagaaagaaaagatgaaaaacaagcTGGAAAAAATTGCCCAAACCAGACTGTCTAGAAACAGAGCCGATTCTGAGGCTTTGCATCTCTTGGCGTTTCTTCAGGAGGTAAACGGAGAAACGGGACAAGGAGACGAAAACTCTGAAAGGGATTTGGACTCTGGAAGCCTCATCCCTTCAGCATCTTTAGCTGAGGAATGA